The following are from one region of the Nostoc cf. commune SO-36 genome:
- a CDS encoding DUF4118 domain-containing protein has protein sequence MLIVYQRLLAYGVAVGSTAIALPLSLWLEPLISRTIGGFFYIAIIVSTWYGGFRPGIVTVLLSTLAIDYLFIPPRSQFWINSPQELLRLSIFLLVALVINLLTSNLQHSRQKIKQLSQKLAQENAKQLRMALSAAHMGMWGLGYGDRRNQVVARTRTVIRLGCWKF, from the coding sequence ATGCTCATAGTTTATCAGCGATTATTGGCCTACGGTGTTGCTGTTGGATCAACTGCGATCGCCCTGCCGCTATCACTCTGGCTAGAACCGCTTATTTCTCGAACAATTGGTGGATTTTTCTACATCGCGATCATTGTAAGTACTTGGTATGGTGGCTTTCGGCCAGGGATTGTTACAGTTCTCCTTTCGACACTGGCAATTGATTATTTATTTATCCCTCCGCGATCTCAATTCTGGATCAATTCACCACAAGAATTATTGCGGTTAAGTATTTTCTTACTGGTTGCCTTAGTGATTAACCTGCTCACTAGCAATCTTCAGCACAGCAGACAAAAAATTAAACAACTTAGTCAAAAATTGGCTCAAGAAAATGCCAAGCAATTGCGGATGGCTCTATCGGCAGCGCACATGGGAATGTGGGGACTGGGATATGGTGACAGGAGAAATCAAGTGGTCGCCAGAACACGAACAGTTATTCGGCTTGGCTGTTGGAAGTTTTGA
- a CDS encoding CO2 hydration protein, whose amino-acid sequence MTAIKTAIKLPPSTHEFADVIHRLEAGGAMLPDTPENLMQIIGLYKAYAVPMDFYWRDLLYIAEREFLNPLPFFKYFLPKEYLELHNHYAGDDADLRIWRGEATAHPELLAFIEKGETFKMPKLLHHLFHDRINMEFAEACMRAMLWHRGMGGQFDPYLDSDEYKANADKAIKAYFQGNPVMLGLYKLFPDLFLEQCRQMSYYANLGLFWEIMAPVFFEMSDRYDEGTISSVPEAMSFLVNGIFAIAGRPIYHHVYIRGECYEIIPKSKGFMWLYEAALPYVEAVFYRTAPFRGTKSYNAQARQVPADQKDFHYGILYADVFPVGTAGIPPTLLMQDMLHFLPPYLVDYYSQHCRGEEDMLIQLGVSFQRSMYCVTSAVIQALRMALLYPLDDPNPKHLQANRDFFEMQLNRFTRPEYNIRDAARLGSIQSQDYR is encoded by the coding sequence ATGACAGCAATTAAAACAGCAATTAAATTACCTCCTTCAACGCACGAATTTGCTGATGTAATTCACCGCTTAGAAGCAGGCGGTGCAATGTTACCCGATACTCCAGAAAATTTGATGCAAATCATCGGTTTATATAAAGCTTATGCTGTGCCAATGGATTTTTACTGGCGCGACCTACTTTATATTGCCGAACGCGAATTTTTAAACCCGCTTCCCTTCTTTAAATACTTCTTACCCAAAGAGTATTTAGAACTGCATAATCATTACGCTGGCGATGACGCCGATTTGCGAATTTGGCGTGGCGAAGCTACTGCACATCCAGAACTTTTGGCATTTATTGAAAAAGGTGAAACTTTCAAAATGCCGAAGTTGTTGCATCACTTGTTTCACGATCGCATTAACATGGAATTTGCAGAAGCTTGTATGCGGGCGATGTTGTGGCACAGAGGGATGGGTGGACAATTTGACCCTTACCTAGATTCCGACGAATACAAAGCCAACGCTGACAAGGCAATTAAAGCTTACTTTCAAGGGAACCCAGTAATGCTGGGGCTTTACAAGCTGTTCCCCGATCTGTTTTTGGAACAGTGCCGCCAGATGTCATACTACGCTAATCTAGGCTTATTCTGGGAAATCATGGCCCCAGTATTCTTTGAAATGTCCGATCGCTATGACGAAGGTACCATTAGCAGCGTCCCAGAGGCAATGAGTTTCTTAGTTAATGGTATATTTGCGATCGCAGGTCGTCCTATTTACCATCACGTTTATATTCGTGGTGAATGCTACGAAATTATCCCCAAATCCAAGGGTTTCATGTGGCTGTACGAAGCAGCGTTACCTTATGTAGAGGCTGTTTTCTACCGTACCGCACCCTTCCGGGGAACAAAATCTTATAATGCTCAAGCGCGTCAAGTACCAGCAGACCAGAAAGACTTTCACTATGGTATTCTTTACGCTGATGTATTTCCAGTGGGTACTGCTGGCATTCCTCCCACACTATTAATGCAAGATATGTTGCACTTTTTGCCCCCATATCTTGTTGATTACTACAGCCAACATTGCCGGGGTGAAGAAGATATGTTGATTCAGTTAGGAGTTAGTTTCCAACGGTCAATGTACTGTGTAACTTCTGCGGTAATTCAAGCCTTGCGAATGGCACTTTTATATCCTTTAGATGACCCAAATCCCAAGCATTTACAAGCCAATCGAGACTTTTTTGAAATGCAACTAAATCGCTTTACTCGACCCGAATATAACATCCGTGATGCTGCTCGTTTGGGGAGTATTCAAAGTCAAGATTATAGATAA
- a CDS encoding NADH-quinone oxidoreductase subunit M, which yields MLSVLIWLPIFAAIAIAILPASFPKHRIRLTALIFSGIVLFWNLFILLKFDISNPGMQFKEYLPWNETLGLSYQIGVDGLSILMLVLNSLLTWISIYSSSKETERPRLFYSLVLLVSGGVAGAFLAENLLLFFLFYELELIPFYLLISIWGGEKRAYAGIKFLIYTAVSGALILATFLGMVWLSGSTNFAFDAFSTENLSTAKQILLLAGIVLGFGIKIPLVPFHTWLPDAYVEASAPIAILLGGVLAKLGTYGLLRFGLGMFPDAWSIIAPTLAIWGAVSAIYGAVVAIAQKDIKRMVAYSSVGHMGYILLAGAASTPLALVGAVAQMFSHGIILAILFHLVGVVEAKVGTRELDKLNGLMSPIRGLPLISALLVLGGMASAGIPGLTGFIAEFIVFQGSFSAFPIPTILCVVASGLTAVYFVILLNRTCFGKLDNIAYYPKVLWAEKIPALILAAFIIFLGVQPTWLVRWSESTTTTMVAAIPALEKTVISEVALK from the coding sequence ATGTTAAGTGTTTTGATTTGGCTGCCAATTTTCGCTGCTATTGCTATAGCAATATTACCTGCAAGTTTCCCTAAACACCGTATTCGTTTAACAGCATTAATTTTTTCTGGGATAGTTCTTTTCTGGAACCTTTTTATCCTCCTAAAATTTGACATCAGCAATCCAGGGATGCAATTTAAAGAGTATTTACCCTGGAACGAAACCCTTGGCTTGAGCTATCAAATAGGTGTTGATGGGCTTTCTATATTAATGTTGGTGTTAAATAGCCTGCTCACCTGGATTTCCATTTACAGCAGCAGTAAAGAAACTGAACGCCCCCGGCTGTTCTACTCCCTGGTTTTATTAGTTAGTGGAGGAGTAGCAGGCGCTTTCCTCGCTGAAAATTTGCTGTTATTCTTCCTATTCTACGAACTAGAGTTAATCCCTTTCTACTTACTAATTTCCATTTGGGGAGGGGAAAAACGGGCTTATGCTGGAATTAAATTCCTGATTTATACTGCTGTTTCGGGAGCATTAATTCTGGCAACATTCTTGGGTATGGTGTGGCTGAGTGGTTCTACCAATTTTGCATTTGATGCATTCTCTACAGAAAACCTCTCAACAGCCAAACAAATCCTGTTACTAGCAGGGATAGTGTTAGGTTTTGGCATTAAAATTCCCTTAGTTCCCTTCCATACTTGGCTACCCGATGCTTACGTTGAGGCTTCAGCACCAATTGCCATTCTTCTCGGTGGCGTGTTAGCAAAACTGGGAACTTATGGATTGTTGCGATTTGGGTTGGGGATGTTTCCCGATGCTTGGAGTATTATTGCACCGACTTTGGCAATTTGGGGAGCAGTCAGCGCTATTTATGGGGCAGTAGTTGCGATCGCTCAAAAAGATATCAAGCGCATGGTAGCATACAGTTCCGTCGGTCACATGGGCTATATCTTGCTAGCTGGTGCTGCTAGTACTCCTTTAGCACTTGTGGGTGCAGTCGCCCAAATGTTTAGTCACGGTATCATCCTGGCGATTCTCTTCCACTTGGTAGGAGTCGTGGAAGCGAAAGTTGGCACTCGTGAATTAGATAAACTCAATGGCTTGATGAGTCCCATACGCGGCTTACCTCTAATTAGTGCCTTACTAGTTTTAGGTGGAATGGCTAGTGCAGGTATTCCCGGTTTAACAGGATTTATCGCGGAATTTATCGTCTTTCAAGGTAGTTTCTCTGCCTTTCCCATTCCGACAATTTTGTGTGTAGTAGCTAGTGGATTAACCGCAGTTTATTTTGTCATTCTCCTCAACCGCACTTGTTTTGGCAAACTAGATAACATCGCCTACTATCCCAAAGTTCTTTGGGCTGAAAAAATACCAGCTTTAATTTTGGCAGCTTTCATCATCTTTTTGGGAGTACAACCCACTTGGCTAGTGCGTTGGAGTGAATCCACAACTACAACAATGGTAGCTGCAATTCCCGCTTTAGAAAAAACCGTAATCTCTGAAGTCGCGCTGAAATAG
- a CDS encoding carbonic anhydrase, translated as MSRQYSHFNLSRRSLFKFGAGAIGTGVLTAGLSSSLLAAEKKAPVEDDITPDKALQELLEGNERFVKAKRRNPHQTRSRLVEVAKGQKPFASVLGCADSRVPSEIVFDQGLGDLFVCRVAGNIATREEIGSLEFGSLVLGAKVIMVVGHERCGAVDAAIKGAQVPGQIGSLLEAIKPSVESSKEQSGDKLENACKANVLAQIEKLKSSSVLSELIKAEKLKIVGGYYDLDTGRISLVS; from the coding sequence ATGAGCAGACAATATTCCCACTTCAATCTTTCCAGAAGAAGTTTATTCAAGTTTGGTGCAGGTGCGATCGGTACAGGTGTATTGACAGCCGGACTTAGCTCAAGCTTACTTGCAGCCGAAAAAAAAGCTCCAGTAGAAGATGATATTACCCCTGACAAGGCATTGCAAGAATTATTAGAGGGTAATGAAAGATTTGTCAAAGCAAAACGTCGCAATCCCCACCAAACTCGTTCGCGCTTAGTTGAAGTTGCTAAAGGTCAAAAGCCCTTTGCTTCTGTTCTCGGCTGTGCAGATTCACGAGTGCCTTCAGAGATTGTTTTTGACCAAGGACTTGGAGATTTATTTGTCTGCCGTGTAGCTGGTAATATTGCCACGCGAGAAGAAATTGGTAGCCTAGAATTTGGCAGCTTAGTATTAGGTGCTAAAGTCATCATGGTGGTGGGGCATGAAAGATGTGGTGCTGTAGATGCCGCAATCAAAGGCGCTCAAGTACCAGGACAAATTGGAAGTTTGCTTGAAGCAATTAAACCAAGCGTAGAAAGTTCAAAAGAACAATCAGGAGATAAGTTAGAAAATGCTTGTAAAGCCAATGTCTTAGCACAAATTGAAAAATTGAAATCATCATCAGTTTTATCTGAATTAATCAAGGCAGAAAAGCTGAAAATAGTCGGTGGTTATTACGATTTAGATACTGGCAGAATCAGTTTAGTTAGTTAG
- a CDS encoding PAS domain-containing protein produces the protein MVTGEIKWSPEHEQLFGLAVGSFDGKYETYNACLHPEDRQTVKQAIQQALQSHSIYQHEYRIIWADDSIHWVEGRGNAFYNQAGQPIRMTGTIMDIEERKQAQHKLQQQFEQQRLVMEMSQRIRRSLNLQDILQTTVDEVRQFLKCDRVIIFQFSHGWGGTTIVESVAPEWMPILPLQISDPCIGEDSVKLFKGGLVTAKADIYTAGISSCHFKFLASLQVRANLVVPVFLGDELWGLLAAHHCAAPREWQSSEIALLQQLGTQVSIAIQQAALFEQLQTELTERKEAQIALQQLNAELEQRVQERTAQLTQMNDRLQKTVIEQQQTQLKLLEQAQMLELQAVITRNMGEGICLVRADNAVIVYANPKFEQMFGYDSGELTGQHVSVVNYVTESVTTKDVNQATLSAVLRNTEATDEVQNVKKDGTPFWCNVTTSVFRHPDYGDVLVAVHQDITERKGIEEALRESEEKFRQLTENIQAVFWMTDNQSQQVLYVSNAYETIWQRSCKDLYNNYSGWLDAIHPEDRQRIEIEKITTGQWDKKYRIIRADGSIRWIRDRAFPIKNELGELLRIGGIAEDITELQQIDLIKSEFIGIVSHELRTPLTAIRAALGLLQTGIYDKKPDKFKRMIEIAAIDSDRLVRLVNDILDLERLESDRTVLEKTTCNAADLIQQAVAGVQAIANQQNITFNIHPGNAQVWADADAIVQTLTNLLGNAIKFSPANSTISLNVQKQTDRVLFQIADRGRGIPAEKLETIFGRFQQVDASDSRTKGGTGLGLAICRSIIDQHGGQIWAESTVSVGSTFFFTLPLPGN, from the coding sequence ATGGTGACAGGAGAAATCAAGTGGTCGCCAGAACACGAACAGTTATTCGGCTTGGCTGTTGGAAGTTTTGATGGTAAGTATGAAACATATAATGCCTGCCTGCATCCTGAAGATCGCCAAACGGTCAAACAAGCAATCCAACAGGCATTGCAATCTCATAGCATCTATCAGCATGAGTATCGCATTATTTGGGCAGATGATAGCATTCACTGGGTTGAAGGACGGGGAAACGCATTTTATAACCAAGCAGGTCAGCCTATTCGCATGACGGGAACTATTATGGATATTGAAGAGCGCAAACAAGCACAACATAAGCTGCAACAGCAATTTGAGCAACAGCGCTTAGTGATGGAGATGAGCCAGCGCATCCGGCGATCGCTCAATTTACAAGATATCTTGCAAACTACTGTTGATGAAGTGCGGCAGTTTCTGAAGTGCGATCGCGTCATCATTTTCCAGTTTTCTCATGGCTGGGGTGGAACTACCATTGTTGAGTCTGTTGCACCAGAATGGATGCCCATTTTACCACTCCAGATTAGTGACCCTTGCATTGGTGAAGATAGCGTCAAACTTTTTAAAGGGGGCTTAGTCACTGCAAAAGCTGATATTTATACTGCCGGAATTAGTTCCTGTCACTTTAAATTTTTAGCAAGTCTCCAGGTGAGGGCAAATCTGGTCGTTCCGGTTTTTTTAGGAGATGAATTATGGGGGCTACTGGCGGCTCATCACTGTGCGGCTCCTCGTGAGTGGCAATCTTCAGAAATTGCTCTGTTGCAGCAGTTAGGAACGCAGGTAAGCATTGCTATTCAGCAAGCTGCTTTGTTTGAACAGTTACAGACTGAACTGACAGAGCGCAAAGAAGCACAAATTGCCCTGCAACAACTGAATGCCGAACTTGAGCAACGGGTGCAAGAACGCACTGCCCAACTCACACAGATGAACGATCGCCTGCAAAAAACAGTCATAGAGCAGCAACAAACCCAACTCAAACTTTTAGAACAGGCGCAAATGCTGGAGCTTCAGGCTGTAATCACCCGGAATATGGGGGAAGGCATTTGCTTGGTGAGAGCTGATAATGCAGTTATTGTCTATGCCAATCCAAAATTTGAACAGATGTTTGGCTATGACTCTGGTGAACTCACTGGTCAGCACGTTTCGGTTGTGAACTATGTCACCGAATCGGTAACTACTAAAGATGTAAATCAAGCCACTCTATCTGCGGTCTTACGAAATACTGAAGCTACCGATGAAGTCCAGAATGTTAAAAAAGATGGTACACCATTTTGGTGTAATGTGACGACTTCTGTATTCAGGCATCCCGACTACGGCGACGTTCTGGTTGCGGTTCACCAAGATATCACTGAGCGCAAAGGCATCGAAGAAGCTTTACGCGAGAGCGAAGAAAAGTTTCGTCAGCTGACAGAAAATATCCAAGCAGTATTTTGGATGACCGATAATCAAAGTCAGCAAGTTCTATATGTGAGCAATGCTTATGAAACCATCTGGCAAAGAAGTTGTAAAGACTTGTATAACAACTATTCGGGTTGGTTAGATGCAATTCACCCAGAAGATCGCCAGCGCATCGAAATTGAAAAGATCACAACAGGACAATGGGATAAGAAATATCGCATTATCCGTGCTGATGGTTCAATCCGTTGGATTCGCGATCGCGCATTCCCGATCAAAAATGAACTAGGAGAGTTACTTCGGATTGGTGGTATTGCCGAAGATATCACTGAACTACAGCAGATTGATCTGATCAAGAGTGAGTTTATTGGCATCGTTAGTCACGAACTCCGCACTCCTTTAACTGCAATTCGGGCGGCACTGGGTTTACTACAAACTGGTATCTACGACAAAAAACCAGACAAGTTTAAGCGGATGATTGAAATTGCAGCCATCGACAGCGATCGCTTAGTGCGTCTTGTCAACGATATTCTCGATTTGGAACGCTTAGAATCGGATCGAACTGTCTTAGAAAAGACAACCTGCAATGCAGCTGATTTAATTCAACAAGCAGTCGCAGGAGTGCAAGCGATCGCCAATCAGCAAAATATCACCTTTAATATCCACCCTGGCAATGCTCAAGTTTGGGCAGATGCTGATGCCATTGTGCAAACACTCACCAATCTGTTAGGTAATGCGATTAAATTCTCGCCTGCCAATTCTACTATTTCCCTGAATGTCCAGAAGCAAACAGATCGCGTACTCTTCCAGATCGCAGATCGAGGGCGAGGTATCCCAGCAGAGAAATTAGAAACAATCTTTGGACGATTTCAGCAAGTAGATGCCTCTGATTCTCGCACCAAAGGCGGCACGGGCTTGGGATTGGCAATCTGCCGTAGTATTATTGATCAGCACGGTGGGCAAATCTGGGCTGAAAGTACTGTTAGTGTCGGCAGTACGTTTTTCTTCACTCTGCCATTGCCGGGAAATTAG
- a CDS encoding response regulator — MTKRLLIVDDEERIRELVQACLEDLGGWDTLTAASGEEGLKIAQTEPIAAILLDVSMPDMDGFAVYEQLQANSVTQAIPVILLTAKVQASDRARFAQMGIAGVITKPFEPTSICNEVTKILGWDA, encoded by the coding sequence ATGACTAAAAGATTGTTGATTGTGGATGATGAAGAACGAATCCGCGAATTAGTACAAGCTTGTTTAGAAGACTTGGGAGGATGGGACACTCTGACAGCTGCATCAGGGGAAGAAGGATTAAAAATCGCCCAGACAGAACCTATTGCCGCTATTTTGCTTGATGTGTCGATGCCTGACATGGACGGCTTTGCAGTATACGAGCAACTTCAAGCAAATTCTGTAACGCAAGCAATACCAGTGATTTTGTTAACAGCAAAAGTCCAAGCGAGCGATCGCGCCCGTTTCGCCCAGATGGGAATTGCTGGGGTGATTACTAAACCCTTTGAACCCACCTCTATTTGCAACGAAGTTACCAAGATTCTTGGCTGGGACGCTTAA
- a CDS encoding response regulator — MLGEVNISGKTILLIDDELNVREIVKFCLQDLAGWNVMTADSPLEGLENAVRHSPDAIVLDISIHDVDSFKLMNKLRNNPETQTIPVVLLSAKARWLDSQVLRQYQVAGVISKPFDPVTLPAQVAQLLGWDFTSLMD; from the coding sequence ATGCTAGGAGAGGTAAATATAAGCGGCAAAACGATATTGCTCATTGATGATGAACTGAATGTACGTGAGATAGTAAAATTTTGCCTCCAAGATTTAGCTGGTTGGAATGTGATGACAGCAGATTCTCCATTAGAAGGATTGGAGAATGCAGTCCGCCATAGTCCTGATGCAATTGTATTAGATATCTCAATCCATGATGTGGATAGTTTTAAGTTGATGAATAAACTCAGAAATAATCCAGAAACTCAAACTATTCCTGTAGTCTTGCTCAGTGCTAAAGCGCGATGGTTAGATTCACAAGTTCTGCGACAATATCAAGTCGCAGGTGTCATCTCCAAACCTTTTGATCCTGTTACCCTCCCTGCTCAGGTTGCTCAATTGCTGGGTTGGGATTTTACTTCACTAATGGATTAA
- a CDS encoding response regulator, with the protein MKILLVEDDILLSTALFELLSANRYTIDIASNGQAGLELAISAEYDLILLDWLIPKLDGISLCRQLRKQGYRKSILLLTGKNSNADIIAGLDAGADDYVIKPFDPEALLARIRSLLRRNEAISPSKLTWGNLCLNASAGRVTCNDQEIPLTATEYNLLELFLQNRDRIFSRSAILDRLWGFDDAPTESAVTTHIKDLRKKLKAGGLTEEILETVYGMGYRIKPAPNHSISAVEKNQDGKKKPGAKDMASVNRVLERFRNSFGGQVVVLEQAKTALFAGNLNQELQQQALGEAHKLAGSMGSFGYPEGSRLARKIEHLLLKYSSLSPEQISDFSQLVTALRQELTKPAVTSTAQSFSINQTYRVLVIDDDATLTEQLQAEAESWKIRMKVAPNLATARSLFSLATPDAVLLDLSFPTTEEDGLILLSEITQRSPNTPVIVFTGRDTLTDRLTVSRLGAKQFLHKPATTEQIFQAIARVLTQPKTSEAKVLIVDDDPVILAGLSALLTPWGLEVTTLSQPQQFWEVLIATSPDLVVLDLEMPIVNGLELCQVVRQDAQWGDLPILVVTAHTDAESLQQAFAAGADDFISKPVLGPELVTRVLSRIQRMRWRSQAWKSKECS; encoded by the coding sequence ATGAAAATTTTGTTGGTAGAGGATGACATATTACTGAGTACAGCACTTTTCGAGTTGTTGAGTGCAAATCGTTATACTATCGACATAGCCAGCAATGGACAAGCTGGATTAGAACTAGCGATATCGGCTGAATATGATTTAATTTTGCTGGACTGGCTAATTCCAAAATTGGATGGCATTAGCTTGTGCCGACAACTACGAAAGCAAGGCTACCGTAAATCTATTCTCTTGTTAACAGGGAAAAATTCTAATGCAGATATTATCGCCGGGTTAGATGCCGGGGCAGATGATTATGTCATTAAGCCATTCGACCCAGAAGCATTACTAGCAAGAATTCGCTCTTTATTACGACGTAATGAAGCAATCTCACCATCCAAGTTAACCTGGGGAAATCTCTGTTTGAATGCAAGTGCCGGTAGAGTAACTTGTAATGACCAAGAAATTCCCCTGACAGCAACAGAATATAATCTGCTGGAATTATTTTTGCAAAATCGAGATCGTATCTTTAGCCGTTCAGCGATTTTAGACCGACTTTGGGGATTTGATGATGCACCGACTGAAAGTGCTGTGACGACTCATATTAAAGACTTGCGAAAGAAACTGAAAGCAGGAGGTCTGACAGAAGAAATTCTCGAAACAGTATATGGCATGGGCTATCGCATCAAGCCTGCACCTAATCATTCCATCTCTGCTGTAGAAAAGAATCAAGATGGCAAGAAAAAACCTGGTGCTAAAGATATGGCTTCTGTAAATCGGGTGCTGGAGAGATTCCGTAATTCTTTTGGCGGACAGGTTGTAGTGCTGGAGCAGGCAAAAACTGCGCTCTTTGCAGGGAATTTAAATCAAGAGTTACAGCAGCAGGCATTGGGTGAAGCCCATAAATTAGCAGGCTCGATGGGATCATTCGGTTATCCAGAGGGTTCTCGGCTAGCACGGAAAATAGAGCATTTGCTGCTTAAATATTCCTCCCTATCTCCAGAGCAAATCTCTGATTTTTCGCAACTGGTAACAGCATTACGGCAAGAGTTAACCAAGCCTGCTGTCACTTCCACTGCTCAAAGCTTCTCAATAAACCAAACTTATCGTGTGTTAGTAATTGATGATGATGCGACGCTAACAGAGCAGTTGCAGGCAGAAGCCGAGTCATGGAAAATCAGGATGAAGGTTGCACCAAACTTAGCAACAGCCCGATCGCTTTTTTCCTTAGCAACTCCTGACGCTGTTTTACTGGATTTAAGTTTTCCGACAACAGAGGAAGACGGGTTAATTCTATTGAGCGAGATAACACAGCGATCGCCAAATACCCCTGTGATTGTCTTTACAGGAAGAGATACCCTAACAGATAGACTGACAGTATCGCGTTTAGGGGCTAAACAATTTTTGCATAAACCTGCCACAACCGAGCAGATTTTTCAGGCGATCGCTCGTGTCTTAACTCAACCGAAAACTTCAGAAGCCAAAGTCTTAATCGTAGACGATGACCCTGTAATACTGGCTGGATTATCGGCGTTACTAACTCCTTGGGGGCTGGAAGTAACAACTCTCTCGCAACCACAGCAATTTTGGGAGGTGCTGATTGCCACATCTCCAGACTTGGTGGTATTAGATTTAGAAATGCCGATAGTTAACGGCTTAGAATTGTGTCAGGTTGTGCGCCAGGATGCCCAGTGGGGAGATTTACCTATTTTGGTGGTGACAGCCCATACTGATGCCGAATCTCTCCAGCAAGCCTTTGCTGCCGGAGCCGATGATTTTATCAGCAAGCCAGTGCTAGGGCCAGAACTTGTGACACGGGTATTGAGCCGCATTCAAAGAATGCGCTGGCGCTCTCAGGCATGGAAAAGTAAAGAATGCTCATAG